GAGCAGCCCTCGAAGAAGATCGAGAGCCATGTGGTGCGTCCTATGGGCAATTTAGAGGAAGGGTTGAGGTGGCTCGATCAGGCTCTAGCTGATCTTAAAACCGCTAGGGATTGCTTAAAGGATGAAAACTACTACGCCTCAGCGTTCTTCTCCCAGCAGGCAGCTGAGAAGGCGCTCAAAGGCCTCCTCTACTCTAAAGGCTACAGAGCCTTGCTAACACACTCCGTAGTAGACCTACTTGAAGAAGCGTCTAGAATCGAGAATTCGTTCAGGAGCTTCCTAGATTATGGGAGAGAGCTCGATAGACACTACATCGGCTCGAGGTACCCTAACCTTTATCCCAGCGGCCCAGCCTACAAGTACTACACAAAGGAGGTTGCTGAAAGATGCTTAAGCTACGCAGAGTCGATATTGAGAGAGGCGGAGAGGTTATTGAGAAGGTAGAGGCATACGTGAAGAAGGTCGTTGAGGTCCTCAATCCGCACATGGTGATCCTCTTCGGCTCGTTCGCCACCGGAGACGTAAGCGAAGGCTCAGACATAGACATACTCGTCGTCGCAGACTTTAAGGAAGGCTTCCTAGATAGGGTGAAGACGCTCATGGAGTTAAACACCTTCGGAATACCCATAGAGCCCGTAGGCTATACCCTAGAGGAGCTCGAGGACATGCTGGCTAGAGGAAACCGCTTCATAATGGAGGTTGTAGAGAAGGGGAGGGAGCTATACAGGAGGGAGGGGCGCTAAACCTAGGCTCTCTCCACGCCAGTGGCCATGATGTAGAGAGGGGGCAAGCCTCGAGGATGAGCCTAGCAGTGCGTAGTGCGAGGA
Above is a window of Candidatus Nezhaarchaeota archaeon DNA encoding:
- a CDS encoding nucleotidyltransferase domain-containing protein, with amino-acid sequence MLKLRRVDIERGGEVIEKVEAYVKKVVEVLNPHMVILFGSFATGDVSEGSDIDILVVADFKEGFLDRVKTLMELNTFGIPIEPVGYTLEELEDMLARGNRFIMEVVEKGRELYRREGR
- a CDS encoding HEPN domain-containing protein: MGNLEEGLRWLDQALADLKTARDCLKDENYYASAFFSQQAAEKALKGLLYSKGYRALLTHSVVDLLEEASRIENSFRSFLDYGRELDRHYIGSRYPNLYPSGPAYKYYTKEVAERCLSYAESILREAERLLRR